From a region of the Nitrospira sp. genome:
- a CDS encoding symmetrical bis(5'-nucleosyl)-tetraphosphatase, giving the protein MATYAIGDVQGCHDALQRLIEHIQFDPTVDRLWFVGDLVNRGPDSLHVLRYLKDLKERAVVVLGNHDLFLLAVAENVVAVRPEDTLQAVLEAPDRDELLAWVRQQRLFYREDPFALVHAGLLPQWSIEEAQQLAHEVETGLRGPFYRDILQALYPSKHLQWSSTLTGFTRLATILKVFTRLRACSPDGRMESTYSGPPERIPVGYVPWFKIEDRSHGDTTIVCGHWAALGLHCEEHLLAIDSGCVWGRQLTALRLEDRTVFQVPCNSV; this is encoded by the coding sequence ATGGCCACCTATGCGATCGGCGATGTGCAGGGATGCCATGATGCCTTACAACGGCTTATTGAGCATATTCAGTTCGACCCGACTGTCGACCGGCTCTGGTTCGTCGGTGATTTGGTGAACCGCGGTCCGGATTCGCTTCATGTCCTCCGCTATCTCAAGGATCTGAAGGAGAGGGCCGTTGTCGTGCTGGGCAACCATGACCTGTTCCTCCTTGCCGTTGCGGAGAACGTTGTCGCAGTCCGCCCAGAAGACACCCTCCAGGCCGTCCTTGAAGCGCCGGATCGTGATGAGCTTCTCGCATGGGTCCGCCAACAACGGCTCTTCTATCGCGAAGATCCTTTCGCCCTTGTCCACGCAGGCTTACTGCCTCAATGGTCGATCGAAGAAGCTCAACAGCTGGCCCATGAGGTTGAAACCGGCTTGCGGGGCCCGTTTTACCGGGACATTCTCCAAGCTCTCTATCCCAGCAAACACTTACAATGGTCCTCAACCTTGACCGGTTTCACTCGACTCGCAACCATCTTGAAAGTCTTCACAAGACTTCGGGCTTGCTCTCCCGATGGTCGGATGGAATCTACTTACAGTGGCCCCCCCGAACGAATCCCCGTCGGATATGTCCCCTGGTTCAAAATTGAAGACCGATCCCATGGCGACACGACCATCGTCTGTGGACACTGGGCTGCGTTAGGACTCCACTGCGAAGAACATCTTTTAGCCATCGACAGTGGCTGCGTGTGGGGACGACAGCTGACAGCGTTACGGTTGGAAGACCGGACGGTCTTTCAGGTGCCCTGTAACAGCGTGTGA
- a CDS encoding DUF309 domain-containing protein yields MMVNEPTPPNPNWPRYSTQPFPSYRFVPGLTPHPRRDPSGHSYGKREPKPTRFAADEWQTSENYLYGIDLYNFAYWWECHEIFEGLWHAAGHNSEQGNFFQALIQFAASNLKWFLGNENAARKLARNGLDRLQKVSSPYMGIDVTAFTEGYKTTTWEGSEFRPVLFTLLTYDSSQKPG; encoded by the coding sequence ATGATGGTGAATGAGCCGACGCCGCCCAATCCGAACTGGCCGCGTTACTCCACACAGCCATTTCCTTCGTACCGTTTTGTGCCTGGCCTGACACCACACCCACGCCGTGATCCAAGCGGACATTCATATGGTAAGCGGGAGCCAAAACCAACCCGGTTCGCCGCAGATGAATGGCAAACTTCAGAGAATTACTTGTACGGGATCGACCTCTATAATTTTGCCTATTGGTGGGAATGTCATGAGATTTTTGAGGGACTGTGGCACGCGGCCGGACACAACAGTGAGCAAGGAAACTTTTTTCAAGCTCTCATCCAGTTTGCCGCATCAAACTTGAAATGGTTTCTAGGCAACGAGAACGCTGCACGGAAACTTGCCCGCAACGGGTTAGACCGGTTACAAAAGGTCTCTTCTCCCTACATGGGCATCGATGTGACTGCTTTTACCGAAGGGTACAAAACGACAACCTGGGAAGGCTCAGAATTCCGACCTGTTCTCTTCACACTTCTCACCTACGACTCCTCGCAAAAGCCGGGATAA
- the panB gene encoding 3-methyl-2-oxobutanoate hydroxymethyltransferase, whose product MTILDFQQYKREKKKMVVVTAYDALFARIVEQAGIRAILVGDSLGVVVQGKPNTLTVTMEDMLYHTKLVAGAAQQCLVISDMPFMSYQVSTEEAVRNAGRLLQAGAAAVKLEGGAAVADRVKAIVSIGIPVMGHLGMTPQSVHALGGYKVQGKVEDQASRLLEDAQALEAAGAFALVLEAVPVGLAKKITQALSIATIGIGAGPHCDGQVLVLYDLLGLFDAFTPRFVKTYAHLKADALQALNRYKEEVEQGKFPNDSESYH is encoded by the coding sequence ATGACCATCCTCGATTTCCAGCAGTACAAACGAGAGAAAAAGAAGATGGTCGTCGTGACGGCCTACGATGCGCTCTTCGCTCGCATTGTGGAGCAAGCGGGGATTCGCGCGATCCTGGTGGGAGATTCGCTGGGCGTCGTTGTGCAAGGAAAACCCAATACGCTCACGGTCACGATGGAGGACATGCTGTACCATACGAAACTGGTAGCCGGTGCCGCACAGCAGTGTCTGGTGATCAGCGATATGCCGTTTATGTCCTACCAGGTGAGCACGGAAGAGGCTGTGCGCAATGCGGGCCGGTTACTGCAAGCCGGGGCCGCCGCCGTGAAGCTGGAGGGAGGCGCCGCGGTAGCGGATCGAGTCAAGGCGATCGTGAGCATTGGGATTCCTGTCATGGGCCATTTAGGCATGACCCCGCAATCGGTCCATGCGCTTGGTGGCTACAAGGTCCAAGGTAAAGTCGAAGATCAAGCCTCCAGACTATTGGAAGATGCTCAAGCGCTCGAGGCGGCCGGGGCATTCGCTCTCGTGTTGGAAGCGGTGCCTGTCGGGTTGGCCAAGAAAATTACCCAAGCCCTTTCGATAGCCACCATCGGGATTGGCGCGGGTCCACACTGTGACGGCCAGGTTCTCGTGCTCTACGATCTGCTTGGTCTCTTTGATGCCTTCACCCCGAGATTCGTCAAAACCTACGCTCACCTTAAAGCGGATGCCCTTCAAGCGCTGAATCGTTACAAGGAAGAAGTCGAGCAGGGAAAATTCCCCAACGACTCCGAGAGCTACCACTAA
- a CDS encoding methylenetetrahydrofolate reductase, which produces MSREPQRLIDILNRGTFAVTVEYNPPKGTNISSVLENAKQLVGRVHGVNVTDNTAAVVRAGSLPVCRLLYELGHDPVMQLTCRDRNRIAMQSDLMGGHMLGIRNILCLTGDYPTVGDHKEAKPVYDLDSVQVMQLVQGLNNGHDMTGHKLDGSTAFTIGAAVTPEADPLGPMLAKFEVKVKAGAQFFQTQAVYHPEQFGSFMKAIRPFKVKVLAGILVLRNHKMAEFMNANIPGISVPSEMIEELKAAGERAEDVGVDIAVRTIKAVRPHCDGVHIMAIKATHRLGEIITKAELD; this is translated from the coding sequence ATGAGCCGAGAGCCGCAGCGCTTAATCGATATTCTCAACCGAGGCACGTTCGCCGTCACGGTTGAATACAATCCTCCCAAGGGCACGAACATCTCGTCCGTGCTGGAGAACGCCAAGCAGTTAGTAGGGCGTGTCCACGGAGTGAACGTCACCGACAATACGGCGGCCGTGGTTCGTGCCGGCTCGCTGCCGGTTTGCCGCCTCCTGTATGAACTAGGGCATGATCCCGTGATGCAGTTGACCTGTCGTGATCGCAACCGAATTGCGATGCAGTCGGATTTGATGGGTGGGCATATGCTCGGGATTCGAAATATTCTGTGCCTCACCGGCGATTACCCGACCGTCGGTGATCACAAGGAAGCCAAACCGGTCTACGATCTTGATTCGGTTCAAGTGATGCAGCTTGTGCAGGGATTGAACAATGGGCACGACATGACCGGCCATAAACTGGACGGCTCGACAGCGTTTACCATCGGCGCGGCTGTGACTCCGGAAGCTGATCCGCTGGGACCTATGCTTGCTAAGTTTGAAGTGAAGGTGAAGGCGGGTGCCCAATTCTTTCAGACCCAGGCGGTGTACCATCCGGAGCAGTTCGGGAGCTTTATGAAGGCGATCCGGCCATTCAAAGTGAAGGTCCTGGCCGGTATTCTTGTGTTGCGCAATCACAAGATGGCTGAGTTCATGAACGCCAACATTCCGGGCATCTCAGTGCCAAGCGAGATGATCGAAGAACTCAAGGCCGCCGGAGAGAGAGCCGAGGATGTCGGGGTCGACATCGCCGTACGGACGATCAAGGCGGTGCGGCCACACTGCGACGGTGTCCATATCATGGCGATCAAAGCGACACATCGGTTGGGAGAAATCATCACCAAGGCCGAATTGGACTGA
- the folD gene encoding bifunctional methylenetetrahydrofolate dehydrogenase/methenyltetrahydrofolate cyclohydrolase FolD: MTARLIDGKALAQQVRDRLAEASAELFAKKSIKPGLATILVGDDPASHVYVRNKQKACELAGIHVDDHKLPASTMQAELLALIDKKNADPKIHGILVQLPLPKHIDSKVILEAVSPLKDADGFHPYNFGRLVEGHPVFEACTPKGVIKMIESAGVTIEGKRAVVLGRSNIVGKPLALMLLQRNATVTICHSKTKDLPAVCREADLLLVAIGKAKFVTADMVREGAVVIDVGMNKTPEGRLCGDVDFEAVSQKAGWISPVPGGVGPMTIAMLLENTVESARRAAGMI; the protein is encoded by the coding sequence GTGACCGCACGATTGATTGATGGAAAAGCGCTCGCGCAGCAGGTTCGTGATCGTCTGGCGGAGGCATCCGCGGAGTTGTTCGCCAAGAAATCGATTAAACCGGGTCTGGCAACCATTTTGGTCGGTGACGATCCTGCCTCGCATGTCTATGTTCGTAATAAGCAAAAGGCCTGTGAATTAGCGGGGATTCATGTCGACGACCACAAGCTCCCGGCCAGCACGATGCAGGCTGAGCTCTTGGCGCTGATCGACAAAAAGAATGCCGACCCTAAAATCCATGGAATCCTGGTTCAACTCCCGCTTCCCAAGCATATCGACAGCAAGGTCATTCTGGAAGCCGTCTCGCCGCTCAAGGATGCAGATGGCTTTCATCCGTACAACTTCGGCCGGCTTGTGGAAGGGCATCCCGTATTCGAGGCGTGTACCCCTAAAGGCGTCATCAAGATGATTGAATCGGCCGGCGTGACGATTGAGGGGAAGCGGGCGGTTGTACTGGGACGAAGCAATATTGTCGGAAAGCCGTTGGCGTTGATGCTGCTCCAGAGGAATGCGACGGTGACGATTTGCCATTCGAAAACGAAAGACCTTCCTGCGGTTTGCCGTGAGGCAGATTTACTGTTGGTCGCGATCGGAAAGGCGAAGTTCGTAACGGCCGACATGGTGCGCGAGGGAGCGGTCGTCATCGACGTGGGTATGAACAAAACTCCTGAGGGTAGGTTGTGCGGCGATGTCGACTTCGAAGCTGTGAGCCAGAAAGCCGGTTGGATCAGCCCTGTTCCGGGTGGAGTTGGCCCGATGACCATCGCGATGCTGCTCGAAAATACAGTGGAGTCCGCCAGGAGAGCAGCAGGAATGATATGA
- a CDS encoding peptidylprolyl isomerase — MGLLVGIALSVSGIGSVIAADTATTPKAETPKGPRGIIKTKYGDIEIKFHSDVAPKHVENFIKLAKSGFYNGTIFHRVIPGFMIQGGDPNTKDTLKKDTYGQGGPGYTVKAEFSDIPHKRGVVSMARAAEPDTAGSQFFVVVEDSRFLDRKYSVFGEVTKGIGVADKIVNVARDERDNPKERVEMTVTIVE, encoded by the coding sequence ATGGGACTGTTGGTGGGAATTGCACTGTCAGTCTCGGGCATTGGGTCGGTTATCGCCGCGGATACGGCGACCACACCAAAAGCTGAAACCCCGAAAGGGCCTCGGGGGATCATCAAAACGAAATACGGCGATATCGAAATCAAGTTCCATTCGGACGTTGCACCAAAACATGTGGAGAATTTTATTAAGCTGGCGAAGTCCGGCTTTTACAACGGGACCATTTTTCACCGCGTCATTCCCGGTTTCATGATTCAAGGCGGTGACCCGAATACGAAGGATACGCTCAAGAAGGATACCTATGGCCAGGGTGGTCCCGGCTATACTGTTAAGGCGGAGTTCAGCGATATCCCACATAAGCGCGGCGTGGTTTCTATGGCCAGGGCAGCCGAGCCGGATACGGCCGGCTCTCAGTTTTTTGTCGTGGTAGAGGACTCGCGGTTCTTGGATCGCAAGTACTCCGTGTTTGGCGAAGTGACCAAGGGAATCGGTGTGGCCGATAAGATCGTCAATGTTGCGCGCGACGAGCGGGATAATCCCAAAGAGCGTGTAGAAATGACCGTCACGATTGTGGAGTAA
- the rnc gene encoding ribonuclease III gives MTPASSADSPPAFLKYRFTNSTFLTEALTHKSYVNERRDTDRKHNERLEFLGDAVLSLIVSDYLASRYPELSEGALSKLKAKLVSESPLANAARRLDLGAYLKLGRGEELSNGRDKASLLADALEAVIAAVYLDGGFEASRDFTIDVLNDELCRIELLQTKPGGDDYKTRFQEWCQKRYEVLPRYVIVRETGPDHHKFFEVEVHVNDNVFGIGQGHSKKEAEQEAAQRALEQVER, from the coding sequence ATGACACCGGCTTCTTCAGCCGATTCTCCTCCTGCCTTCTTAAAATATCGGTTCACGAACTCGACCTTCTTGACGGAAGCTCTGACACACAAATCGTACGTGAATGAACGACGAGACACGGACCGAAAACATAATGAACGGCTGGAGTTCCTGGGGGATGCCGTATTGTCGCTCATTGTCAGCGATTATCTTGCCAGCCGATATCCTGAGTTGAGCGAGGGCGCTCTCTCAAAACTCAAAGCGAAGCTCGTGAGTGAGAGCCCGCTGGCGAATGCCGCCAGGCGTCTGGATCTTGGAGCCTACCTGAAGCTCGGTCGAGGAGAAGAACTTTCGAACGGGCGGGACAAAGCCTCGCTCCTGGCTGATGCATTGGAGGCCGTCATCGCCGCGGTCTATCTTGACGGAGGGTTTGAGGCCAGTCGCGATTTCACCATCGATGTGCTGAATGATGAGCTGTGCCGTATCGAGCTTTTGCAAACGAAGCCCGGAGGAGATGACTACAAGACTCGCTTCCAGGAGTGGTGCCAGAAACGATATGAAGTGTTGCCTCGGTATGTGATTGTGCGAGAAACTGGGCCCGATCATCACAAGTTCTTTGAAGTCGAAGTACACGTGAATGACAACGTCTTTGGCATTGGCCAAGGACACAGCAAGAAGGAAGCAGAGCAGGAGGCGGCGCAACGAGCACTGGAGCAAGTTGAGCGTTGA